From Pirellulales bacterium:
TCCGTACTTCGCGGGGGAGTTCTATCGTAACCGCATCGCGGCTAAAGTAGCGCGCATCGGCAAGTTCAATCGGCCAAAGTGTGACTTCATGCGCGGTGCGATATTCGCAAGCTGTGTGTTCGCCCTTGAGCACTTTGCCACGTAGCACCGATCCACGCGGAATAGGATAGCCTTCGGCAAGCGCGCCTTCCGTCAGGTCGGGTTCGAAACGCACGACGGCCATCGAGGGGAGCGGCGCCAGAAAGTGTGGATAGACGATCTCCAGCAAATGTTGGACAAGCTCGGGAAACTCCGAGTCCATCTTCAATTGGACCCGCGCCGCGAGGAAGGCAAACCCTTCCAAGAGCCGCTCGACATAGGGATCGGCGCAAGCAAAACCTTCCAGGCCTAACCGGCCGGCAATCTTTGGATAGTCGCGTGCGAACTCGGCGCCCATCTCGCGGATGTGGCGGAGTTCTGCGTCGTAATGCCGGAGTAAACGTGGGTCCATGGTTTACCTGCAATGATTGCCAGCCATTTTAAGACAAAGCCCAGGGATTGCATTCCCTGGGTGTCGGATACCCAGGGAATGCAATCCCTGGGCTTCTTCCTCGAATGGCATGTATCGATAGGTCAATTTCTAATCAACTGCTCGTGATATTCAAATCTCCCGTTTCGAGATCCACTTCCGCTTTCACCAGTAATTGCAGTGGTACGGGCTGGGCCCAGAGAGTGGCTTCGATCTGGAAACTAACCAAGTGTTGTGAGTCGCCATGCTGATCGAGATGAGCATGAACCTGAACGGTCTCGGCAAGTAAGCGAGGCTCGAAGCGAAGTATGCTTTCCCGCACGTGATCGGCAATTTGTCGCTCATTATAGCTTCCCAGGAATCGGCCCGAAAACGACGGCACGCCGTAATTGAGCGTCGAATCGGCGACCTCGGGGTACTCTTCCAAATCGAGCAGTGACGCCAGGTTTTCCGTATTGAGCAGCCACGACAGGTCGCGCACCACGCAATCGTGCAACCTTTCGATGGAAAGGACGCGGCTATCTCGAGCCTCGATGGATTTGTTCGGCTCGTTGTCTGCCAGACGATCCAAGAGCGCCGGCTGCAGTCGTTCTTTGGGAGTGAGTTCTGCCATTTTTTATGAGCCGCCAGGCGCTAGCCGCGGGTTCTTCAACTGTCGACATGCGTCCTGATACTACCCCACGCTAGCGCGTTTGGGCTCATGAAGGCGAAGGCGTAAACGTAATCCTCCGCACATCCAGCAGGCTATAGTCACCGGAATCTG
This genomic window contains:
- the tssE gene encoding type VI secretion system baseplate subunit TssE; the encoded protein is MAELTPKERLQPALLDRLADNEPNKSIEARDSRVLSIERLHDCVVRDLSWLLNTENLASLLDLEEYPEVADSTLNYGVPSFSGRFLGSYNERQIADHVRESILRFEPRLLAETVQVHAHLDQHGDSQHLVSFQIEATLWAQPVPLQLLVKAEVDLETGDLNITSS